Proteins from a genomic interval of Microbacterium phyllosphaerae:
- a CDS encoding ABC transporter permease — MIRYALVRGALLIAGLLVSSALIFLTLRVFPGDVAQLIAGTQASPAEVEALRESLGLNRPLPTQYAEWIGGIFRGDLGTSLLSGASVGEELVLKAQVTVPLGIMSLLIAVLIAVPFGILAAVRRGGRGGTALSVGAQALAAVPVVWAGMMLIVVFSVWLGWLPPQGFPRTGWSTPGKAIESLLLPALTIGIVEGAMLMRFVRSATLQAAGQDFVRTAAAKGLTRTRALISHGIPAVGLSIITVLGLQVAGIIVGSVVIEQLFTLPGIGRMLVADVGTRDLIKVQSELLVLTGFVLVVGFVVDLIHRAIDPRQREA, encoded by the coding sequence GTGATCCGCTATGCGCTCGTCCGAGGAGCCCTGCTCATCGCAGGGCTCCTCGTGTCGAGCGCGCTGATCTTCCTCACGCTCCGAGTGTTCCCCGGAGACGTCGCGCAGCTCATCGCGGGCACCCAGGCCTCCCCCGCCGAGGTCGAGGCGCTGCGTGAGTCCCTGGGACTCAACCGTCCGCTCCCCACGCAGTACGCCGAGTGGATCGGCGGCATCTTCCGCGGCGACCTCGGCACGTCCCTGCTCTCCGGTGCGTCGGTGGGCGAGGAGCTGGTACTCAAGGCGCAGGTGACCGTGCCACTCGGGATCATGTCCCTGCTCATCGCCGTGCTCATCGCCGTTCCCTTCGGGATCCTCGCCGCGGTGCGGCGCGGCGGTCGGGGCGGCACGGCCCTCAGCGTCGGCGCGCAGGCTCTGGCGGCCGTGCCGGTGGTCTGGGCGGGCATGATGCTCATCGTCGTCTTCTCCGTCTGGCTCGGATGGCTCCCCCCTCAGGGCTTCCCCCGCACCGGATGGAGCACGCCCGGCAAGGCGATCGAGTCGCTGCTCCTCCCTGCACTCACGATCGGCATCGTCGAGGGCGCCATGCTCATGCGTTTCGTGCGAAGCGCCACTCTGCAGGCCGCCGGTCAGGACTTCGTGCGCACGGCTGCGGCCAAGGGCCTCACGCGTACGCGCGCGCTCATCTCGCACGGCATCCCCGCGGTGGGCCTGTCGATCATCACCGTCCTCGGACTCCAGGTCGCCGGGATCATCGTGGGATCCGTCGTCATCGAGCAGCTCTTCACCCTCCCCGGCATCGGGCGGATGCTCGTGGCCGATGTCGGGACGCGAGACCTGATCAAGGTGCAGAGCGAGCTGCTGGTGCTCACCGGATTCGTGCTCGTCGTCGGCTTCGTGGTCGACCTGATCCATCGGGCGATCGATCCCCGACAGAGAGAGGCATGA
- a CDS encoding arginase family protein, whose amino-acid sequence MVRFLVVPQWQGSPAPRAMLLVDGASAIAGDLPRASTTVLDVPVEAGESLGTGVRRLSALLRTRELVHEAMTADTVVVGGDCSVTVAALAALPGGTDDLAVVWCDAHADMNTPETSPSGAFSGMSLRAVLGEGEPQLALAPGIPRDRVITVGMRDLDDAEVAALDDLVQLSVNDLDDVDSLADAVEATGASRVWVHIDVDVLDPAEIAGVSSPSPFGLSPAALSAAVRALRTRVPLAGATIAGFAPRTPADAVEDLGALLRLVGAVA is encoded by the coding sequence ATGGTGCGATTCCTCGTCGTCCCGCAGTGGCAGGGCTCCCCTGCACCGCGCGCGATGCTCCTCGTCGACGGCGCGTCGGCGATCGCGGGTGATCTTCCACGTGCGTCGACCACCGTGCTCGATGTGCCCGTCGAAGCCGGCGAGTCACTCGGCACAGGCGTGCGCCGGCTCAGCGCCCTTCTGCGCACGCGCGAGCTCGTCCACGAGGCCATGACGGCCGACACCGTCGTGGTGGGAGGGGACTGCAGCGTCACCGTCGCTGCCCTCGCCGCCCTACCCGGCGGCACCGACGATCTCGCCGTCGTGTGGTGCGACGCGCATGCCGACATGAACACCCCCGAGACGTCGCCGTCCGGTGCGTTCTCCGGCATGTCGCTGCGAGCCGTACTCGGCGAAGGAGAACCGCAGCTCGCGTTGGCCCCCGGCATCCCGCGGGATCGCGTGATCACCGTCGGCATGCGCGACCTCGACGATGCCGAGGTCGCCGCACTCGACGACCTCGTACAGCTCTCGGTGAACGACCTCGATGACGTCGATTCCCTCGCCGACGCCGTCGAAGCCACAGGCGCGAGCCGCGTCTGGGTGCACATCGACGTCGATGTGCTGGATCCGGCCGAGATCGCCGGCGTCTCCTCCCCCTCGCCGTTCGGCCTTTCTCCCGCGGCGCTGAGCGCGGCGGTGCGTGCGCTCAGGACACGCGTTCCGCTGGCCGGAGCGACCATCGCCGGCTTCGCCCCTCGCACTCCGGCCGACGCGGTCGAGGATCTCGGAGCGCTGCTGCGCCTCGTCGGAGCGGTCGCATGA
- a CDS encoding ABC transporter substrate-binding protein — translation MFRRTRRLALISAIAASAVILTACTGTAQPETTAPVGEPDPDATLQVGLVLEPTNLDIRHTSGAALEQILIDNIYEGLVSRSQDNEIEPRLASDYEVSDDGLTYTFTLNDGITFHSGTALTSADVVASYEAVRTDATLQGNAEFASVASITAPDATTVQIVLSEPNQNFLFSLTGPAGLVFQTGDTTDLKTAENGTGPFTLTRWNKGSAITFARNEAYWGDPAGVAEVEFQYIPDFTAGVNTALDGGVQVLTAVDPNLAPQLEDSGDFTLTTGRTTDKATLAFNNAKAPLDDVKVREALRLAIDHEALVEAVGAGSTLYGPIPELDPGYEDLSDVVSYDPEKAKQLLEEAGQEDLELTLTIPNFYGTTVPKVLISDFQKVGVTLDVDSVEFPTWLEDVYTNHDYDLSFVLHVEPRDFGNFANPDYYFGYDNAEVQSLYTDALAEVDPDKSAELLAKAARIVSEDHAADWLYNGATITAVSPLVSGFPEDSINSRINLAGVTVSTEK, via the coding sequence ATGTTCCGACGTACGCGACGACTCGCGCTGATCTCCGCGATCGCGGCGAGCGCCGTCATCCTCACCGCCTGCACCGGCACGGCCCAACCGGAGACGACGGCGCCGGTCGGCGAGCCGGATCCGGACGCGACGCTCCAGGTGGGACTCGTGCTCGAGCCGACCAACCTCGACATCCGCCACACGAGCGGCGCAGCCCTCGAGCAGATCCTCATCGACAACATCTACGAGGGCCTCGTGAGCCGCTCGCAGGACAACGAGATCGAGCCGCGCCTCGCCTCCGACTACGAGGTGTCCGACGACGGGCTCACCTACACGTTCACGCTGAACGACGGGATCACGTTCCACAGCGGAACCGCACTGACGTCCGCCGACGTCGTCGCCTCGTACGAAGCCGTCCGCACGGACGCCACCCTCCAGGGCAACGCCGAGTTCGCCTCGGTGGCCTCGATCACGGCCCCGGACGCGACGACCGTGCAGATCGTGCTCAGCGAGCCGAACCAGAACTTCCTCTTCTCACTCACCGGTCCTGCGGGACTCGTGTTCCAGACGGGCGACACGACCGACCTCAAGACCGCCGAGAACGGCACCGGCCCGTTCACGCTGACCCGGTGGAACAAGGGCAGCGCGATCACCTTCGCCCGCAACGAGGCGTACTGGGGTGACCCCGCAGGCGTCGCCGAGGTCGAGTTCCAGTACATCCCCGACTTCACGGCGGGAGTGAACACGGCACTCGACGGCGGAGTCCAGGTGCTGACCGCAGTCGACCCGAACCTCGCGCCGCAGCTCGAGGACTCCGGTGACTTCACCCTCACCACGGGGCGCACGACGGATAAGGCGACGCTGGCGTTCAACAACGCCAAGGCACCGCTCGACGACGTCAAGGTGCGCGAGGCGCTGCGCCTGGCGATCGACCACGAGGCTCTCGTCGAGGCTGTCGGGGCGGGGTCCACTCTCTACGGTCCGATCCCGGAGCTCGATCCCGGTTACGAGGATCTCTCGGACGTGGTCTCGTACGACCCGGAGAAGGCGAAGCAGCTGCTCGAGGAGGCGGGCCAGGAGGATCTGGAGCTCACGCTCACGATCCCGAACTTCTACGGAACCACGGTTCCGAAGGTCCTCATCTCCGACTTCCAGAAGGTGGGCGTCACGCTCGACGTCGACTCGGTCGAGTTCCCCACCTGGCTCGAGGACGTCTACACGAACCACGACTACGACCTGAGCTTCGTGCTGCACGTCGAGCCCCGCGACTTCGGCAACTTCGCGAACCCCGACTACTACTTCGGCTACGACAACGCCGAGGTGCAGAGCCTCTACACCGACGCACTCGCCGAGGTCGACCCCGACAAGTCGGCCGAGTTGCTGGCGAAGGCCGCGCGCATCGTCTCCGAGGACCACGCCGCCGACTGGCTCTACAACGGTGCGACGATCACGGCGGTGAGCCCGCTCGTCTCCGGATTCCCGGAGGACTCGATCAACTCGCGCATCAACCTCGCGGGCGTGACCGTCTCCACCGAGAAGTGA
- a CDS encoding tyrosine-protein phosphatase, whose amino-acid sequence MTAVDIEGVNNVRDVGGMPAVGGRIRSGILLRSGQLSGASAAGAEALSRRVAHIVDLRDGEEVSAEPTEIEGPDTTHLPLFLGSVRSFFETDTSLEDLYLHLLEESGERLVAAIRVIAAGEPTLVHCTVGKDRTGVTVALALAAVGADREAIIEDYALTESQLPPERSQRIAAYLRSQHPEAVHAVALATQSPAPVMRALLDDVDARWGSAAGYLRANGMTDSELEALRDALVEPIVDQG is encoded by the coding sequence ATGACGGCCGTCGACATCGAGGGCGTGAACAACGTCCGTGACGTCGGTGGGATGCCTGCGGTCGGTGGCCGCATCCGCTCCGGCATCCTCCTGAGGTCCGGCCAGCTCTCGGGGGCGAGCGCGGCCGGCGCCGAAGCGCTGAGTCGACGCGTCGCGCACATCGTCGATCTGCGCGACGGAGAGGAGGTTTCGGCGGAACCCACCGAGATCGAGGGCCCGGACACCACGCATCTCCCGCTGTTCCTCGGATCCGTCCGCTCGTTCTTCGAGACGGACACGAGTCTGGAAGACCTCTACCTGCACCTTCTCGAGGAGAGCGGTGAGCGGCTCGTCGCGGCCATCCGCGTCATCGCCGCGGGGGAGCCCACCCTCGTGCACTGCACGGTCGGCAAAGACCGCACCGGGGTGACCGTGGCGCTCGCGCTCGCCGCGGTGGGCGCCGACCGCGAGGCGATCATCGAGGACTACGCCCTCACCGAGTCGCAGCTTCCTCCTGAGCGGTCGCAGCGCATCGCCGCCTACCTGCGGTCCCAACATCCGGAGGCTGTGCATGCCGTGGCTCTGGCGACGCAGTCGCCGGCGCCGGTCATGAGGGCACTGCTCGACGACGTCGACGCCCGCTGGGGGTCTGCGGCCGGTTACCTCCGCGCGAACGGCATGACCGATTCCGAGCTCGAGGCGCTGCGTGACGCTCTCGTGGAACCGATCGTCGACCAAGGTTAG
- a CDS encoding ATP-binding cassette domain-containing protein, giving the protein MSLVVENLVVRIDGRPVVDGISFEVPDGARVGLIGESGSGKSLTALAVLGLLPDGAVASGSIRWKGTELIGMPDRELARLRGDEIGIVFQEPRTALNPIRTVGRQIAESIRIHEGIGRREARERAVQEAARVRLPDPESIVDRYPHQLSGGQRQRVAIAMALACRPRLLIADEPTTALDVTIQAEILSLLLRLVEEQGMSLVFITHDLAVLAQVATQGVVLEDGHVVEAAPVSTLLSAPKSSVTQGLLRDATATLWRPEGGAR; this is encoded by the coding sequence ATGAGTCTCGTCGTCGAGAATCTCGTCGTCCGGATCGACGGACGTCCCGTCGTCGACGGCATCTCATTCGAGGTGCCCGACGGCGCCAGAGTCGGCCTCATCGGCGAATCGGGGTCCGGAAAGTCGCTCACCGCGCTCGCCGTGCTCGGGCTGCTTCCCGACGGGGCCGTCGCGAGCGGCAGCATCCGGTGGAAGGGCACGGAGCTGATCGGGATGCCCGACCGAGAGCTCGCACGACTGCGCGGCGACGAGATCGGGATCGTGTTCCAGGAGCCGCGGACGGCGCTGAATCCCATCCGCACCGTCGGCCGTCAGATCGCCGAGTCGATCCGCATCCACGAGGGCATCGGCCGACGCGAAGCCCGCGAACGCGCCGTCCAGGAAGCCGCTCGCGTGCGCCTGCCCGACCCGGAGTCGATCGTCGACCGGTATCCGCACCAGCTCTCCGGCGGACAGCGCCAGCGTGTGGCGATCGCGATGGCTCTCGCCTGCCGCCCCCGCCTCCTCATCGCGGATGAGCCGACCACCGCTCTCGACGTCACCATCCAGGCGGAGATCCTCTCGCTGCTGCTGAGACTCGTCGAGGAGCAGGGCATGTCGCTGGTGTTCATCACGCATGATCTCGCTGTGCTCGCGCAGGTCGCCACTCAGGGCGTCGTGCTCGAAGACGGGCACGTCGTCGAGGCGGCGCCGGTGAGCACGCTGCTGAGCGCTCCGAAGTCCTCGGTCACACAGGGCCTCCTCCGCGACGCGACCGCGACCCTCTGGCGCCCCGAGGGAGGAGCACGGTGA
- a CDS encoding ABC transporter permease — protein MMPGWLPRLWRTGTGRFGLIVVAIIAVTALLALFWTPFDPQASDVRNRWAVPSWPHLLGTDDTGRDILSLLMAGARTTVFVSLGAGIIATLVGIALAALGALTGRWLRETVAVLVDILIAFPVLLIAMMISSVWGGSLWVVIWSVGIGFGVNIARVTRPELRRVQQSDFVLAARASGLTTSQSLVRHLLPNVAPVFIVQLSWSMAVAVLAEAGLSYLGFGASVTEPSWGLLLADLQRYIGVHPLSVIWPGLAITLTVLALNLLGDGLREATDPTLRHRAAEIHTPAVVA, from the coding sequence ATGATGCCCGGTTGGCTCCCGCGACTGTGGCGCACCGGCACGGGGCGTTTCGGCCTGATCGTCGTCGCGATCATCGCCGTCACCGCTCTCCTCGCGCTGTTCTGGACGCCGTTCGACCCGCAGGCGTCCGATGTGCGCAACCGCTGGGCGGTTCCCAGCTGGCCACATCTGCTGGGCACCGACGACACCGGACGCGACATCCTCAGCCTCCTCATGGCCGGTGCGCGGACCACGGTGTTCGTGAGCCTCGGCGCCGGGATCATCGCGACTCTCGTCGGCATCGCCCTCGCAGCCCTCGGCGCGCTGACCGGCCGCTGGCTCCGTGAGACCGTCGCCGTGCTCGTCGACATCCTGATCGCGTTCCCGGTGCTCCTGATCGCCATGATGATCTCCTCCGTGTGGGGCGGCTCCCTCTGGGTCGTGATCTGGTCGGTGGGAATCGGCTTCGGCGTGAACATCGCGCGCGTCACCCGCCCCGAGCTGCGGCGAGTGCAGCAGAGCGACTTCGTGCTCGCCGCTCGGGCGTCGGGACTCACGACCTCGCAGAGCCTCGTGCGTCATCTGCTCCCCAACGTCGCACCCGTGTTCATCGTGCAGCTGTCGTGGTCGATGGCCGTCGCCGTGCTCGCCGAGGCAGGACTCTCGTACCTCGGCTTCGGCGCCTCCGTCACCGAGCCCAGCTGGGGCCTGCTCCTGGCCGATCTGCAGCGCTACATCGGCGTGCATCCGCTCTCGGTCATCTGGCCGGGTCTCGCCATCACGCTCACGGTGCTCGCGCTCAACCTCCTCGGAGACGGCCTGCGCGAGGCCACCGACCCGACGCTCCGGCATCGGGCAGCGGAGATCCACACCCCGGCGGTGGTCGCATGA
- a CDS encoding SIP domain-containing protein has translation METFLETRSTRAERRAARRRAHHLVTADEHSLAELEVFLATLPLCASGRIFIEVPETADIGVIDAPGRMTVTWLARGERSGAPGTGRACAPGQALARATCAWADEMLCDDEFETHVTLLGGYLGTADIVEHLTGVLEIQPAQIYAPERFGLLPSER, from the coding sequence ATGGAGACCTTCCTCGAGACCCGCAGCACGCGCGCAGAGCGCCGCGCCGCGCGTCGTCGCGCACACCACCTGGTGACGGCTGACGAGCACTCGCTCGCCGAACTCGAGGTCTTCCTCGCGACTCTGCCGCTGTGCGCATCCGGTCGGATCTTCATCGAGGTCCCCGAGACCGCCGACATCGGCGTGATCGATGCTCCCGGCCGCATGACCGTGACCTGGCTCGCCCGCGGTGAGCGTTCCGGCGCTCCGGGCACCGGTCGCGCGTGCGCACCCGGGCAGGCGCTCGCCCGCGCGACATGCGCCTGGGCAGACGAGATGCTCTGCGACGACGAGTTCGAGACGCACGTCACGCTGCTGGGCGGATACCTCGGGACAGCCGACATCGTCGAGCACCTCACCGGCGTGCTCGAGATCCAGCCCGCACAGATCTACGCGCCGGAGCGCTTCGGGCTTCTTCCCTCCGAGCGCTGA
- a CDS encoding alpha/beta fold hydrolase: MQVAIDISEFSYLPAQAEALSVSVPSVERLTLSLTDGRQVSALRFGDGSPRITLLHGAGLNAHTWDTTVLALHQPVLVIDLAGHGDSSWRDDADYTPRTLALDVAAALDAWTDAPQLVIGQSLGGLTGAALAAARPDLVAELIVVDITPGIDTSAGPAALREFYAGPTDFATRDELVDRAIALGFGGARPDTERGVFLNTRVRQDGRIEWKHHFAHLAAQALAAHDAGEASAPSALNTSGWDDLERTSAPVTLVRAIDGFVSAADAEDFARRLPEARVVAIKATHNVQETAPAELAALIAARVPTAGM, encoded by the coding sequence ATGCAGGTGGCGATCGACATCAGCGAGTTCAGCTATCTTCCCGCACAGGCAGAGGCGCTGAGCGTCTCCGTTCCTTCCGTCGAGCGATTGACTCTGTCGCTCACCGACGGACGTCAGGTGAGCGCACTGCGTTTCGGCGACGGGTCGCCGCGCATCACGCTTCTGCACGGCGCGGGACTCAACGCACACACGTGGGACACGACCGTGCTCGCCCTGCACCAGCCCGTGCTCGTGATCGACCTCGCCGGCCACGGCGACTCGTCGTGGCGCGACGACGCCGACTACACCCCGCGCACGCTCGCCCTCGACGTCGCCGCGGCACTCGACGCGTGGACCGATGCACCGCAGCTGGTCATCGGACAGTCGCTCGGCGGCCTCACCGGGGCCGCGCTGGCCGCCGCACGACCGGATCTCGTCGCCGAGCTGATCGTCGTGGACATCACACCGGGGATCGACACATCGGCGGGCCCCGCCGCGCTGCGCGAGTTCTACGCGGGACCCACCGATTTCGCGACCCGCGACGAGCTGGTCGATCGGGCGATCGCCTTGGGCTTCGGCGGTGCACGCCCCGACACGGAACGGGGCGTGTTCCTCAACACCCGCGTGCGCCAGGACGGGCGCATCGAGTGGAAGCACCACTTCGCCCATCTCGCCGCGCAGGCGCTCGCAGCTCACGACGCCGGAGAAGCCTCGGCGCCCTCTGCTCTGAACACGAGCGGCTGGGATGATCTCGAGCGCACATCCGCCCCGGTCACCCTGGTCAGGGCGATCGATGGATTCGTGAGCGCGGCGGATGCGGAGGATTTCGCCCGCCGCCTCCCCGAAGCTCGTGTGGTCGCGATCAAAGCCACCCACAACGTGCAGGAGACCGCTCCGGCGGAGTTGGCTGCCCTGATCGCCGCCCGCGTCCCCACAGCAGGAATGTGA
- a CDS encoding PspA/IM30 family protein yields the protein MTKQSIFGRISTLVRANINSLLDSAEDPQKMIDQLVRDYTNSIADAESAIAETIGNLRLLERDHEEDVQAATEWGNKALAASRKADEMRSTGDAADADKFDNLAKIALQRQISAEREATGAEPQIAAQTEIVDKLKSGLNGMKDKLGELKNKRSELLARAKVAEAQTKVQDAVSSINVLDPTSELGRFEDKVRRQEALAQGKIELAASSLDAQFESLEDLGELTEVEARLAELKAGGSAPRQAIEGS from the coding sequence ATGACCAAGCAGTCCATCTTCGGACGTATCTCGACCCTCGTCCGCGCGAACATCAACTCGCTCCTGGACTCTGCGGAAGACCCGCAGAAGATGATCGATCAGCTCGTCCGCGACTACACGAACAGCATCGCCGACGCCGAGTCGGCGATCGCCGAGACCATCGGCAACCTGCGTCTCCTCGAGCGCGACCACGAAGAAGACGTCCAGGCGGCCACCGAGTGGGGCAACAAGGCGCTCGCAGCAAGCCGCAAGGCTGACGAGATGCGCTCGACCGGCGACGCCGCGGATGCCGACAAGTTCGACAACCTCGCCAAGATCGCGCTGCAGCGCCAGATCAGCGCCGAGCGCGAGGCCACCGGTGCCGAGCCGCAGATCGCCGCTCAGACCGAGATCGTCGACAAGCTCAAGTCCGGCCTCAACGGCATGAAGGACAAGCTCGGCGAGCTCAAGAACAAGCGCAGCGAGCTGCTCGCCCGCGCCAAGGTCGCCGAAGCGCAGACCAAGGTGCAGGACGCGGTCTCGTCGATCAACGTCCTCGACCCGACCAGCGAGCTGGGCCGCTTCGAAGACAAGGTCCGCCGCCAGGAGGCTCTCGCTCAGGGCAAGATCGAGCTCGCAGCCTCCAGCCTCGACGCGCAGTTCGAGAGCCTCGAGGATCTCGGGGAGCTCACCGAGGTCGAGGCGCGTCTCGCCGAGCTGAAGGCGGGCGGCTCCGCCCCCCGTCAGGCCATCGAAGGTTCCTGA
- a CDS encoding Fe-S oxidoreductase — protein sequence MSEDWRPAAERALERGRRLDRRIPSFLLRSPISRAGYWWGTTVGWVWGSLWSTGPVERRAGLWVFRGMPNWTFNRGGVCVGGCFLTGDARPSDAVLRHEAVHKAQWLRYGILLPVLYFFAGRDPLHNRFEIEAGLEDGNYVRRAGAAQRSEGRSPKRSGA from the coding sequence ATGAGCGAGGACTGGCGTCCGGCGGCTGAGCGTGCGCTCGAGCGCGGACGCCGTCTCGACCGCCGCATCCCGTCGTTCCTGCTGCGCTCGCCGATCAGTCGCGCCGGGTACTGGTGGGGCACGACGGTCGGCTGGGTCTGGGGATCACTGTGGAGCACGGGTCCGGTCGAGCGACGAGCCGGCCTCTGGGTCTTCCGCGGTATGCCGAACTGGACGTTCAACCGGGGCGGGGTGTGCGTCGGCGGATGCTTCCTGACCGGTGATGCGCGACCGAGCGATGCCGTGCTGCGCCACGAAGCCGTGCACAAAGCGCAGTGGCTCCGCTACGGCATCCTGCTGCCGGTGCTGTACTTTTTCGCCGGACGGGACCCGCTCCACAACCGCTTCGAGATCGAGGCGGGTCTGGAAGACGGCAACTACGTGCGCCGGGCGGGTGCGGCTCAGCGCTCGGAGGGAAGAAGCCCGAAGCGCTCCGGCGCGTAG
- a CDS encoding carboxymuconolactone decarboxylase family protein, which yields MSETRVHLSKTEPAAYQALDAFARTVGEICAANGIDDRLKEIVMIHCSQLNGCSFCTRLHVDRALKAGIDTDTLMQIATWRESDVFSEREVAALELAEAFTFISEEGISDDVYNRVGTVFTEKEYAALSWACVSINAFNRVVIAGRYPVPPRTPQAQA from the coding sequence ATGAGCGAGACGCGAGTGCACCTCTCCAAGACCGAGCCCGCCGCCTATCAGGCCCTCGACGCGTTCGCCCGCACGGTCGGTGAGATCTGTGCCGCGAACGGCATCGACGACCGGCTCAAGGAGATCGTGATGATCCACTGCTCCCAGCTGAACGGGTGCAGCTTCTGCACGAGGCTTCACGTGGACCGGGCGCTCAAGGCGGGGATCGACACCGACACCCTGATGCAGATCGCGACGTGGCGGGAGAGCGACGTGTTCAGCGAGCGTGAGGTGGCCGCGCTGGAGCTCGCCGAGGCGTTCACTTTCATCTCGGAGGAGGGGATCTCCGACGACGTCTACAACCGCGTCGGCACCGTGTTCACCGAGAAGGAGTACGCGGCCCTGAGCTGGGCGTGCGTCTCGATCAACGCGTTCAACCGCGTCGTCATCGCCGGTCGATACCCGGTTCCGCCGCGCACCCCGCAGGCGCAGGCATGA